TATAGGAAACATGGAGCAAGAATAGCGTTAGAAGTATCTAAATTGGCCTCTGAAATTTTAGAAAATATATCAGAAAAAAAATTGAACGATTTCAATTCATATTTAGTATCGCATAAGTTTAACCCTGGCTCAACAGCAGATATTATAGCTTCAGCAATATCTTTATACTTACTTGATGAGTGGTATGACAAAAATCGCAATAATATCAAACTTCCTTTGCCAAGAGGATGCGATAGAATTTATTAATAATTTCGATACTATAATAGGTCTGGGCGACGTTGAATGCCCTCAATATCTTAATAACTATCATGGAATTTTAGGTGAAATGGAAAGCGTTTATATTCAGAAGTACCTTAAAAAGAATAATAGGATAATTACTAATTATTTAGATTTCTCTACTGACTTTTCAACTAATATATATATAACCCATTTTCCTCCAAAAGGATTTGATTCAGGAATTACGTACAGAGTAAAGATAGGCAGGAGCGATATAACATCCTTAATATTAGAAAATAAGGCTAAGATTAAAATAGTACTTCATGGTCATTCTGAAGAGCAGAAAATAGTTGATAAATTAGGAATAAAAATTATCTCAATAGGTTCATTTTACAAAGGATATTATGCAGAATATAATGAACATACAAAAGAAATTAAATTGTTAAAGTGGAGCAGCCATTAAATATGCATCCTCCCCATCAGCATAATATCCTCTTAAGTCTTTTATCCTTCTAAAACCAAGCTTCTCGTAGAGACTTATAGCAGGATAATTGCTTACTCTAACTTCTAAATAAACTTCTTCTGCGTTGTAAACTTCTTTCATGCTTTTCATTGATGCTTTTAGTAATTCAGTACCTATTCCTTGATTTCTATATCCTTCTAAAACTGCTATAGAAACTACATGTCCTTTTTTACTTAATGTAGGTATACTCTTTAGATTACTAAATCCTAATTCAATTCTAGGCATTATATATCCAACTATTCTACCTTTTTCTACTTCAGCAACATAAAAAGCGTCAGCATATTCTTTAGCATGTTCTACAAAAAAATAATATGGATAATTTTCCGGTAAAGTTTCACGATTAATTCTAATAATT
This genomic window from Acidianus manzaensis contains:
- the rimI gene encoding ribosomal protein S18-alanine N-acetyltransferase, whose amino-acid sequence is MEQAIDKSKSYSIRNVRLDDIDQIIRINRETLPENYPYYFFVEHAKEYADAFYVAEVEKGRIVGYIMPRIELGFSNLKSIPTLSKKGHVVSIAVLEGYRNQGIGTELLKASMKSMKEVYNAEEVYLEVRVSNYPAISLYEKLGFRRIKDLRGYYADGEDAYLMAAPL